Proteins encoded within one genomic window of Ranitomeya variabilis isolate aRanVar5 chromosome 4, aRanVar5.hap1, whole genome shotgun sequence:
- the LOC143768796 gene encoding nicotinamide N-methyltransferase-like has protein sequence MIYLTSDQLQDKEGKVQSALQHIVKCILEKEDMMDPIVLPQADCVISAWLLDMICRDQDAYIRYLRKFLKLLKPGGHFIIIGGLNLTYYTVGKHKFQGFNYDEDFARKALVGEGFIIDRCKVKKRTDVNDHTE, from the coding sequence TGACCAGTTACaggacaaagaaggaaaagtgcAATCAGCCCTTCAACATATTGTGAAATGTATCCTCGAGAAAGAAGATATGATGGATCCGATCGTCTTACCACAAGCAGATTGTGTCATCAGTGCTTGGCTTCTGGATATGATCTGCAGAGATCAAGATGCTTACATCAGATATCTCAGGAAGTTTTTAAAGTTACTGAAGCCTGGAGGACACTTTATAATAATTGGTGGTTTAAATCTGACATATTACACAGTCGGGAAACATAAGTTCCAAGGTTTCAATTATGATGAGGATTTTGCCAGGAAAGCTCTAGTTGGAGAAGGTTTCATCATTGACCGCTGTAAGGTTAAAAAGAGAACGGATGTGAATGACCACACTGAATGA